The Chlorocebus sabaeus isolate Y175 chromosome 22, mChlSab1.0.hap1, whole genome shotgun sequence genome segment TCCCAGGAAGTTCACCGTGCCCACTGCCTGCATCAGGCCTTCTGTGCACTGCACAAGTTCCAGCATCTCCATGGCCGGCCACCCCAGCCCTGGGATCCTGTGAGTGGCCCTGTTGCTCCCACCCCCAGGCTCTATCATTTATTGGGGTCCCATCTGCCAGAGGCAACAATGACCGTTCACAAATCCAAGTTTGATCTTCCAACACTGCAGCCTTTAGAGTAGAGGCTGGTTCCATGGAAGTGCCAGGCACACATCCTGGGGACCCCTGCTATACCCTGACCCCTCAGATCTGTGTTGGAAGCTGCACTTAGATTAGTGAAGCCTCTTGGGCTGCTGTCTGGTACTGAACATCCTCTGGTGGTGCTGCACAGGCTGGCAGCAGGGCCAGGCTTTCCCACCCAGGCTTCTGCTTCCTCTTCTGTGGAACAGGGTGGATGGAGGGTGGCTGGAAGGATTTGAGTCAGGAGTGGAGCTCAGGCTGGGGCTACTGTGCCACAGAGTCCTACCAACAGGTTGATGCAGAGACCGtggtgggcctggcccaggacctGGAACCACTGAAGTGGACAGAGGAAGAGCCACTGGAACAGCCACTGGATGAGGCCCTAGTGCGGACAGTCGCCCTAAGCAGTGGAGGTGTCTTGAGCCCTATGGTGGCCATGCTGGGTGCAGTAGCTGCCCAGGAAGTGCTGAAGGTAGGCACAGGCATAGGTGTGGGGGGTACTGGGAAGATGTGGAGATCGGTGTGTGTGTCAGAGGGCACCCAGCACCAGATAGCAGCCCTGGAGGCTTCACCAACCTGGGTGTAGCCTCCAGCCAGGATCTGAAGGGGTCAGGAGGTGGCAGcagtgcccagcctgaagtgctgCCCCTAGGCAATCTCCAGGAAGTTCATGCCTCTGGACCAGTGGCTTTACTTTGATGCCCTCGATTGTCTTCCGGAAGATGGGGAGCTCCTTCCCAGTCCTGAGGACTGTGCCCCGGTGAGAGCCTGGGATAGGGGTACAAGCCTTGTCCAAAATCAGGACTAGGGGAGAAACATAAGGAATGGCCTCCCGGTCCTGATTCAGAAAACTCATTGTAAGAAGGAGATGCAGGCCAGTAGCCATCACTGACCCCTATCTCTGTCCCCTAGAGAGGCAGCCGCTATGATGGGCAAATTGCAGTGTTTGGGGCTGGTTTTCAGGAGAAACTGAGTCGCCAGCACTACCTCCTGGTGAGCTGTGGGGTGAGACTGGGAATGCCTTTAGAAGAGCCAGCCCAGCCTCtctggctaaggctgttcctgccAACAGGTGGGTGCTGGTGCCATTGGTTGTGAGCTGCTCAAAGTCTTTGCCCTAGTGGGACTGGGGGCCAGGAACAGCGGGGGCTTGACTGTTGTCGACATGGACCACATAGAGCGCTCCAATCTCAGCCGTCAGTTCCTTTTCAGGTCCCAGGACATTGGTGTGAGTACTGATCCCTCCCCACACTCCTGCATCCCAGACCGTCCTCCCATACAGCTTCCTACCCAACATCTTCCTGCCGTCTTCCCAGAGACCCAAGGCAGAGGTGGCTGCAGCAGCTGCCCAGCGCCTGAACCCAGACTTACAGGTGATCCCGCTTACCTACCCACTGGATCCCACCACAGAGCACATCTATGGGGATAACTTTTTCTCCCATGTGGATGGCGTGGCTGCTGCCCTGGACAGTTTCCAGGCCCGTGAGTGCTTGACTTTGGAGATCAGTCCCTTGCCCACAGCTGTGCCAGCCCCACTTCTGACCCGCTGTTCCCTTGCCAGGGCGCTATGTAGCTGCTCGTTGCACCCACTATCTGAAGCCACTGCTGGAGGGAGGCACATTGGGCACCCGGGGCAGTGCTAAAGTATTCATGCCACATGTGACTGAGGCCTACAGAGCCCCTGCCTCAGCTGCAGCTTCTGAGGATGCCCCCTACCCTGTCTGTACTGTGCGGCACTTCCCTAGCACAGCCGAGCACACCTTGCAGGTAGGAAGCACCCTGGAGACTCCCACCCTACCCAGCTCAGCCCTCAGCTGCAGACCTATTCTCCACCTGACACCtcactcttcctccttcctccacagTGGGCCCGGGATGAGTTTGAGGGACTCTTCCGACTGTCTGCAGAGACCATCAACCGCCACCAACAGTAAGGCCACCAACAGGGGCAGATAGGAGTCCAGGGCTCCAAGTACGAGTCTGCAGGACTCAGTCTCAcacttcttcctctctctgcagGGCACACACTTCCCTGGCAGACATGGATGGGCCACAGACACTCACTTTACTGAAGCCGGTGCTTGGGGTCCTGGGAGTGCGTCCACAGAACTGGCAAGACTGTGTGGCGTGGGCTCTTGGCCACTGGAAACTCTGCTTCCATTATGGCATCAAACAGCTGCTGAGGCACTTCCCACCTAATAAAGTGTGTGGCTAGGGGTTGGGATGCTGGGGGCTCAGAGGGACCAGACTGAGCCCAGCAGCTTCTACTTACCTACCTAGGTGCTTGAGGATGGAACTCCCTTCTGGTCAGGTCCCAAACAGTGTCCCCAGCCCTTGGAGTTTGACACCAACCAAGTGAGTGGGATTCCCTAGGGAGCTCCAAGATAGAGATGTGGCCCTCAGAGCAGAGGCTGGCATTTCTGCATTCTGCAGAGATGCGCAGATGCCCAGAGACAGCCATGCTTGTGCACATATGGGTGTCTACATGTGAGGCAAAGGCAGGCACTCAAACAGATCCACAAATGGAGAGTGACCCCTACCCCATGCACCCATACATGCTCACTCACACCCATGCCTCTGCTCCTGTTCTTGGTCTGGCTGCAGGACATACACCTCCTCTACGTACTGGCAGCTGCCAACCTGTATGCCCAGATGCATGGGCTGCCTGGCTCACAGGACTCAACTGCACTCAGGGAGCTGCTGAAGCTGCTGCCACAGCCTGACCCCCAACAGATGGCCCCCATCTTTGCTAGTAATCTAGAGCTGGCTTCAGCTTCTGCTGAGTTTGGTGAGGCTCCTGGCCCTGGCCCCCCAGGCTGTCTTTCAAAGGCCTGAACCTGAACTGTCCTCAGCCTGTGCTGCAGAAGGAAGATAGGCCCTAGGGGATCTACAGCCAATTCGCTACCTGTCAGGCCTCCTAACCTCACTCCTCCATAGTTTCAGGCTTATTCTCTGGTCCCTCAGTAGGTCTTCTTCCTGCTGCCTACACCACATCCCAGTTCTTGTGGCAGattcttggcaaaataaataagtaaataaatccaCTGGCTCCTGGGGAGTGCCTAGCTATGGCCTGCAGGTGAGGACAGAGTCACAGAGGTCATGCACACAAATGGGTGAAGACTGGGGCTTCTAGAGGGGAGATTGTAGCATTAATTAAGGGGGCTTCTTGATTTGATCAGGGAATAGTAAGTGACAGGCTTGGCAAAGACCAAGAATAGGCACAGGGCTCCAGGAAGAGTGCAGGAGACAGGGGCTAAGGACTGCCTCAACATCccctcccctgacaggccctgagCAGCTGAAGGAACTGAACAAAGCCCTGGAAGTCTGGACTGTGGGCCCTCCCCTGAAACCTCTGATGTTTGAGAAGGTGGGAGCCCAAGTGGCAGTGAGGAGTGGAGCTGGGGAGTTTGTGGAGAAAAGTCAGTAGCTAATAAGGTAGTTTTGGAGCCCCTTGGCCTGAATTCTCCCAGCAAGGCCCTGGAAGCAGCTCACATTCCCTGAACCTCAGCCTGTCTGATCAAGAGGAGATGGGGGGCACCCCCCCACAGAACTGTGTGGAGACCTGTGCAGTGGCACACAGTGGGCCATGGTGAGGGGCACGGTTGCAGTGTTAACACTACTTTGACTTGGACCTTACAGGATGATGACAGCAACTTCCATGTGGACTTTGTGGCAGCGGCAGCTAGCCTGCGATGTCAGAACTATGGGATTCCACCGGTCAACCGTGCCCAGGTAACCCCACCCCTTGAGGCTCGGGCCTGGAGGTGGGGGCCAAACCCTGGCCCTATGCCTTGGGCCCACACAAAATCTCTTGTCCTTGGCAGAGTAAGCGAATTGTGGGCCAGATTATCCCAGCCATTGCCACCACTACAGCAGCCGTGGCAGGCCTGTTGGGCCTGGAGCTGTATAAGGTGGTGGGTGGGCCACGGCCTCGTAGTGCCTTTCGCCACAGCTACCTACATCTGGCTGAAAACTACCTCATCCGCTATATGCCTTTTGCCCCAGCCATCCAGACGGTGAGCCCATGATACCCCACCCTTAGCCCCACTAGGCCTAGGTTTCCCCTGCACCTGCCCACACAGGCCCCAATCTAGCTGCCAGCTCTCACTGAGATTCAGACTGTGCAGGAGTCCTGAAGACTCCCTCCAGCCTTCTTCCTGCTGTGAAGCCAGGCTGGGACCCGTCAGACACAGGAAGCAACCATCAGCCATCCTCACCCCCAACCCTCCAAAGCCCAGGATCTGGGGGAGCTTCAGCTTTAACTCATTAGTGGAGCCAGACATCCCCTACAGTCCCCTCCTTCCTTGGAGTACCCCTGAGGGGtaggtggtggggaggggaccAGGGCCTCAGCACCAGAAAGAGTCTAGCTTCCCCCTGCATGATACGGGGGCCCTGGCCTACCTCCTGCAAGCTGAGTTAAAGGATAATAAGCTTGCCACTAGAGGTGTGGCGTCTGCAGCCCTGAGTGTGTTTGTGTCACAGGTGTGAGTGCAACCGGGGTCTGGGTATCCCTGGAGTGTGGGTATGGAAGGAGCAAGTTTGCACATCTGTGTGTCAGATGGGAGTGCAGGGCTTCCATCTTCCTGTGTCCTCAATGTGGGTCTGCATGGAGATACATGTGGGCACACATGTGTGTGTTCCTGGGCTTGTGGGGATTTGTGTTCTTGTGACTGCAGGGCTGTGAATGCCTCCAGCCATGTGCTCAGGCTCTGCAGTGGGCATTTCCTTGGGGCAAGGATGGGGGTAGAAGGAATGCCCTCACGAGGGGAGAGAGCAGAGGTCATGGGCCAGCACTGGGCTTCTGCTGAGCAGCCTGGGGTCCCTCTGGACATAGTACACAGAGCCCCTTTGTTAAGGCACCCTGCCTCTAACCAGCACACAGGCTGCCTTTGTCCACGGAGTGGAGCAGGGCAAGGAGAAGCCCCCATCTCACCTCTAACCTAGTCTCAGCTTGACCCCAGTGTTTTCTTGGGTGCTGATAGGTACCCCCTGTCCTTGTCTCTAGATACCTGCTAGCTTCCCTTCTGTCCTTAGCTCTAGGTACCAGAACCCCAAGACTCTTGGAAGGAAAGaggggacaggaggaggaagCCTGTATGCGTTGTATCCCTGCTGGGGTCTCTGGGACAGTGGGGCCCTGGTGGTCACTGTGGCCTTTGCCCGTGTCCCAATGAGTAGCCCAAGGCACTGGCAATACATATAAGATTGGGGGACAGGATGTGCCCCTCAGCTCCCAGCCTTGTCTCTGAGGAACAAGCAGCTTTATCAGAGGCTGCAGGGGCCCTGCTGTGGGTTTCCTCAGGAAGCACCACCCCCTCATCCCCCACCCTCACGACTGGCCCATGTGATGGATCGTCTGTTTCCCTGTGCGGGCCCCATAGCCCCATTTCCTGTGTTGGCCCCAGCCTGGGCGGGGAGGGGGCTGAGACTCTGGGCCCAGATCCCACCtcccccccaccctccaccccttgGCTCCTGCTTCCTGCTAGTCCAGCTCTTCCCCTAGGAAAGGCTGCTGGTAACTgggatgggggttgggggtaGGTAAGAAGTCTCTCACTCCTCCTCTACCTCATTCCAGTTCCATCACCTGAAGTGGACCTGTTGGGACCGTCTGAAGGTACCAGCTGGGCAGCCTGAGAGGACCCTGGAGTTGCTGCTGGCTCATCTTCAGGTGTGCCCTGTCCCTACCCCAACCCCCaggctcagcccagcccagcccagctggtGTCTGACCTTTCTCCCTCTAGGAGCAGCACGGGTTGAGGGTGAGGATGCTGCTGCACGGCCCAGCCCTGCTCTATTCCGCCGGATGGTCGCCTGAAAAGCAGGCCCAGCACCTGCCCCTCAGGTGAGCCCACCCAGGGCTTTAGACAGGCCCCACCAGTCCCTGGAGGCTGGGGCTAGGGGCCACACAGCCTTCTGTCTTCCCAGCCCCATTCTGGGCTCCTCACATCTTCCCAAGCATTCTTTTGCCAAATGGAGCCAGCAAAAAAGGCTGGAGGTGGGGTGAGGGCCGAGAGCCTGAGGAGGAGTCTTCAGGAGCTGCCTACTTGGCCAGCCCCATGGTCTCCCCACACGCTGCACAGCCCCCGTTTCACAGCCCACTCCCAAGGGACCCATAGCTTCCTGCCTCCTGCTTGCCTCACCAGCTGCTCCTAAAATAGTTTCAGATGTTTCCTGTCTTGAGTAGCTCTTGCTCCTGGCTTGGGCTCCTGATGGCCTGCCAGCACCCTCTCTAGTCCATGCCAGGCTGCCCACTGCCTGCCACTGCTCACCTCTCCAATCTCCCCTAAACCCCACCCCCACTAGGGTGACAGAACTGGTTCAGCAGGTGACAGGCCAGGTACTTGCTCCTGGGCTGCGGGTGTTGGTGCTGGAGCTGAGCTGTGAGGGTGAAGAGGAAGACACTGCCTTTCCACCTCTGCACTATGAGCTGTGACAAGGCAGCCACCCCATCACCTAGCTCAATGGAGCCCTGGATCCCAAGCACTGCATTGTAAGcccacagtaggcactcaataaatgcttgttgaaggaAGGCATAGTGGAGAGGATGGATGATAGAACACAGTGCACTAATGCACACAGGTGTGACATGGGCATGACAGGGACCTTCACACAGAGACAAAAATCTCTTCAGATTTGTCTGCCTGGGCAGTGCCTCACAGGGCTGGGGCTGCCTCTTAGTGCCTCAGGGGTATGAAGCCAGGACAGTCTAGAAAAAAGGCTTTTattgtcccaggctggagggcagggtcAGAGGTAGCTGACATCATTGCAGATGATGGGCTGGCGACTACGGCAGCTCATGAGGGCTGCGAAGCGTGAGACATCCGCAGGCATTTCAGGTTCTGGACGAGGTGGGCATGACAGCCGCTTTCCTGCCATAGCTGTCCGCCGAGCCCTGGCCAGCCGGCGCCGAAGCTGCTCGGAGAGGCCAAGCAGGAACTGAGGGGGACGAGCATGGGCACGGTGCCCACCTCCGTCACCTCCTTCACTCCCTGTCTCAGGCAGCTCCATCCAGTTGTGCACCAAGTCAGCAAAGCAATTGTCCCCCAGTACCAGGGGCTGGCGACTGCGACCCCTATTCAGTAGGGCTGCTGTCCAGTCCTCTGCTTCCAGTCCCTGCCAGTGCTCCAGGCAGGCGTCTGGGGTGGACTTGGGCCGTGGACGGTGGACAGGTGGTACACTGGCTACAGGGGCCCTGCTGGGCATGGGGAGGCCACTGACTGAGAGGCGCTGCCTACGAAGGGGCTGTGCTGAGGGTGCTGGGCGCTGGGGAACAGGTAGTTCTTCCTCTCGCCATGTGCTGCCTGACACCTCCGAGAAGCCAGAGTCCCAGTCCAGGGCATGCTCCCTGGGGCCTCCCAAGGCTGCACCCCTGTCTTCTGTCACCactgcctcttcttcctcctcctccacacagCAGACTGAGTCCTCTTCCAAGGCACCTGAGGCCCTAAGCTGGTGGCTGGGCTGTACATCTGGGCCAGTTTGGGGGTTTGGCTGCAGGGGACCAGGCATCGGGGGTGAGCCTGTGTCCCGACCACACAACTGAGGGGAAGAGAGGGCAGAAGTCAGAGAGGTATCACTTGTCACCAGGTCAGCCCAGAGTACAGAGGGTCCAGGAGGGTTAGATAGGCCTGCGGGCCTGGGCAGCAGGGTGCTAGTGAGCACAGGGCAGGCATGGGGTGCTGGCACTCGAAGCTGGTGTGGTTCTCATTCACCGACCTGGTGGCAGTCCTGCAGGCTGCAGCACGCAGGGCTGGGCAAGTCGACACCCGCCACCAGGGCGGGCGGGCAGGCAGTGTTGTGGGCCTGAGCAGGGAAGTAGGTCCTGCCCAGGACTGGAGGGGGATTCAGCTCCCAAAGCCCAAAGCTTTTTTCACAGAAAGAGCGCTTGCTAGGTGAGGGGTAGAGAAGGGAGGCATAGGCCAGCCTGAAGTAGGGGGCGTTCACAGCAGTGCTAGCACCTCGTTAGTCCCTTGCCGCCCCATGCCCCACCCCCAAAGAAGTCCCCCTTCCACTCTCTCCTCCCGCGCCGTTCCAGCAGCACGGCCAGCTGGATGCTGTTATCTGATGCTCAGCGCAGTTCCCAACCCTCCGAAACCCGACGCGGACCACGTGAGCCATATGAGCCGCGCCGCCCCCACCCCGCGCCGCGCCCATTCCGCCTCGGACGGACACGCTGCAGCCACCCCGCACCCGTCTGCTGTTCCGGCCGGGCAGCAGCCTGGCACCCCGCACGCGTCCTCCCTAACCGCACCCGCTCCCGAGCCTCACCAGTTCCCAGCGGAGCTGGCTGAGGAAGCTGTCAAGCCGAGCGCTGTGCATGTCCGTGCCGGGGCCCCCACTGAGCCTACTGGCTCCTCTGGGAACCCCGGCGGAGCCGCGCGGAGAGGGCTGGG includes the following:
- the UBA7 gene encoding ubiquitin-like modifier-activating enzyme 7 isoform X3; protein product: MQRIQGARVLVSGLQGLGAEVAKNLVLMGVGSLTLHDPHPTCWSDLAAQFLLSEQDLERSRAEASQELLAQLNRAVQVVVHTGDITEDLLLDFQVVVLTASKLEEQLKVGTLCHKHGVCFLAADTRGLVGQLFCDFGEDFTVQDPTEAEPLTAAIQHISQGSPGILTLRKGANTHYFRDGDLVTFSGIEGMVELNDCDPRSIHVREDGSLEIGDTTTFSRYLRGGAITEVKRPKTVRHKSLDTALLQPHVVAQSSQEVHRAHCLHQAFCALHKFQHLHGRPPQPWDPVDAETVVGLAQDLEPLKWTEEEPLEQPLDEALVRTVALSSGGVLSPMVAMLGAVAAQEVLKAISRKFMPLDQWLYFDALDCLPEDGELLPSPEDCAPRGSRYDGQIAVFGAGFQEKLSRQHYLLVGAGAIGCELLKVFALVGLGARNSGGLTVVDMDHIERSNLSRQFLFRSQDIGRPKAEVAAAAAQRLNPDLQVIPLTYPLDPTTEHIYGDNFFSHVDGVAAALDSFQARRYVAARCTHYLKPLLEGGTLGTRGSAKVFMPHVTEAYRAPASAAASEDAPYPVCTVRHFPSTAEHTLQWARDEFEGLFRLSAETINRHQQAHTSLADMDGPQTLTLLKPVLGVLGVRPQNWQDCVAWALGHWKLCFHYGIKQLLRHFPPNKVLEDGTPFWSGPKQCPQPLEFDTNQDIHLLYVLAAANLYAQMHGLPGSQDSTALRELLKLLPQPDPQQMAPIFASNLELASASAEFGPEQLKELNKALEVWTVGPPLKPLMFEKDDDSNFHVDFVAAAASLRCQNYGIPPVNRAQSKRIVGQIIPAIATTTAAVAGLLGLELYKVVGGPRPRSAFRHSYLHLAENYLIRYMPFAPAIQTFHHLKWTCWDRLKVPAGQPERTLELLLAHLQEQHGLRVRMLLHGPALLYSAGWSPEKQAQHLPLRVTELVQQVTGQVLAPGLRVLVLELSCEGEEEDTAFPPLHYEL
- the UBA7 gene encoding ubiquitin-like modifier-activating enzyme 7 isoform X2 encodes the protein MDALDASKLLDEELYSRQLYVLGSPAMQRIQGARVLVSGLQGLGAEVAKNLVLMGVGSLTLHDPHPTCWSDLAAQFLLSEQDLERSRAEASQELLAQLNRAVQVVVHTGDITEDLLLDFQVVVLTASKLEEQLKVGTLCHKHGVCFLAADTRGLVGQLFCDFGEDFTVQDPTEAEPLTAAIQHISQGSPGILTLRKGANTHYFRDGDLVTFSGIEGMVELNDCDPRSIHVREDGSLEIGDTTTFSRYLRGGAITEVKRPKTVRHKSLDTALLQPHVVAQSSQEVHRAHCLHQAFCALHKFQHLHGRPPQPWDPVDAETVVGLAQDLEPLKWTEEEPLEQPLDEALVRTVALSSGGVLSPMVAMLGAVAAQEVLKAISRKFMPLDQWLYFDALDCLPEDGELLPSPEDCAPRGSRYDGQIAVFGAGFQEKLSRQHYLLVGAGAIGCELLKVFALVGLGARNSGGLTVVDMDHIERSNLSRQFLFRSQDIGRPKAEVAAAAAQRLNPDLQVIPLTYPLDPTTEHIYGDNFFSHVDGVAAALDSFQARRYVAARCTHYLKPLLEGGTLGTRGSAKVFMPHVTEAYRAPASAAASEDAPYPVCTVRHFPSTAEHTLQWARDEFEGLFRLSAETINRHQQAHTSLADMDGPQTLTLLKPVLGVLGVRPQNWQDCVAWALGHWKLCFHYGIKQLLRHFPPNKDIHLLYVLAAANLYAQMHGLPGSQDSTALRELLKLLPQPDPQQMAPIFASNLELASASAEFGPEQLKELNKALEVWTVGPPLKPLMFEKDDDSNFHVDFVAAAASLRCQNYGIPPVNRAQSKRIVGQIIPAIATTTAAVAGLLGLELYKVVGGPRPRSAFRHSYLHLAENYLIRYMPFAPAIQTFHHLKWTCWDRLKVPAGQPERTLELLLAHLQEQHGLRVRMLLHGPALLYSAGWSPEKQAQHLPLRVTELVQQVTGQVLAPGLRVLVLELSCEGEEEDTAFPPLHYEL
- the UBA7 gene encoding ubiquitin-like modifier-activating enzyme 7 isoform X1, whose translation is MDALDASKLLDEELYSRQLYVLGSPAMQRIQGARVLVSGLQGLGAEVAKNLVLMGVGSLTLHDPHPTCWSDLAAQFLLSEQDLERSRAEASQELLAQLNRAVQVVVHTGDITEDLLLDFQVVVLTASKLEEQLKVGTLCHKHGVCFLAADTRGLVGQLFCDFGEDFTVQDPTEAEPLTAAIQHISQGSPGILTLRKGANTHYFRDGDLVTFSGIEGMVELNDCDPRSIHVREDGSLEIGDTTTFSRYLRGGAITEVKRPKTVRHKSLDTALLQPHVVAQSSQEVHRAHCLHQAFCALHKFQHLHGRPPQPWDPVDAETVVGLAQDLEPLKWTEEEPLEQPLDEALVRTVALSSGGVLSPMVAMLGAVAAQEVLKAISRKFMPLDQWLYFDALDCLPEDGELLPSPEDCAPRGSRYDGQIAVFGAGFQEKLSRQHYLLVGAGAIGCELLKVFALVGLGARNSGGLTVVDMDHIERSNLSRQFLFRSQDIGRPKAEVAAAAAQRLNPDLQVIPLTYPLDPTTEHIYGDNFFSHVDGVAAALDSFQARRYVAARCTHYLKPLLEGGTLGTRGSAKVFMPHVTEAYRAPASAAASEDAPYPVCTVRHFPSTAEHTLQWARDEFEGLFRLSAETINRHQQAHTSLADMDGPQTLTLLKPVLGVLGVRPQNWQDCVAWALGHWKLCFHYGIKQLLRHFPPNKVLEDGTPFWSGPKQCPQPLEFDTNQDIHLLYVLAAANLYAQMHGLPGSQDSTALRELLKLLPQPDPQQMAPIFASNLELASASAEFGPEQLKELNKALEVWTVGPPLKPLMFEKDDDSNFHVDFVAAAASLRCQNYGIPPVNRAQSKRIVGQIIPAIATTTAAVAGLLGLELYKVVGGPRPRSAFRHSYLHLAENYLIRYMPFAPAIQTFHHLKWTCWDRLKVPAGQPERTLELLLAHLQEQHGLRVRMLLHGPALLYSAGWSPEKQAQHLPLRVTELVQQVTGQVLAPGLRVLVLELSCEGEEEDTAFPPLHYEL
- the UBA7 gene encoding ubiquitin-like modifier-activating enzyme 7 isoform X4, which encodes MDALDASKLLDEELYSRQLYVLGSPAMQRIQGARVLVSGLQGLGAEVAKNLVLMGVGSLTLHDPHPTCWSDLAAQFLLSEQDLERSRAEASQELLAQLNRAVQVVVHTGDITEDLLLDFQVVVLTASKLEEQLKVGTLCHKHGVCFLAADTRGLVGQLFCDFGEDFTVQDPTEAEPLTAAIQHISQGSPGILTLRKGANTHYFRDGDLVTFSGIEGMVELNDCDPRSIHVREDGSLEIGDTTTFSRYLRGGAITEVKRPKTVRHVDAETVVGLAQDLEPLKWTEEEPLEQPLDEALVRTVALSSGGVLSPMVAMLGAVAAQEVLKAISRKFMPLDQWLYFDALDCLPEDGELLPSPEDCAPRGSRYDGQIAVFGAGFQEKLSRQHYLLVGAGAIGCELLKVFALVGLGARNSGGLTVVDMDHIERSNLSRQFLFRSQDIGRPKAEVAAAAAQRLNPDLQVIPLTYPLDPTTEHIYGDNFFSHVDGVAAALDSFQARRYVAARCTHYLKPLLEGGTLGTRGSAKVFMPHVTEAYRAPASAAASEDAPYPVCTVRHFPSTAEHTLQWARDEFEGLFRLSAETINRHQQAHTSLADMDGPQTLTLLKPVLGVLGVRPQNWQDCVAWALGHWKLCFHYGIKQLLRHFPPNKVLEDGTPFWSGPKQCPQPLEFDTNQDIHLLYVLAAANLYAQMHGLPGSQDSTALRELLKLLPQPDPQQMAPIFASNLELASASAEFGPEQLKELNKALEVWTVGPPLKPLMFEKDDDSNFHVDFVAAAASLRCQNYGIPPVNRAQSKRIVGQIIPAIATTTAAVAGLLGLELYKVVGGPRPRSAFRHSYLHLAENYLIRYMPFAPAIQTFHHLKWTCWDRLKVPAGQPERTLELLLAHLQEQHGLRVRMLLHGPALLYSAGWSPEKQAQHLPLRVTELVQQVTGQVLAPGLRVLVLELSCEGEEEDTAFPPLHYEL
- the INKA1 gene encoding PAK4-inhibitor INKA1, producing the protein MHSARLDSFLSQLRWELLCGRDTGSPPMPGPLQPNPQTGPDVQPSHQLRASGALEEDSVCCVEEEEEEAVVTEDRGAALGGPREHALDWDSGFSEVSGSTWREEELPVPQRPAPSAQPLRRQRLSVSGLPMPSRAPVASVPPVHRPRPKSTPDACLEHWQGLEAEDWTAALLNRGRSRQPLVLGDNCFADLVHNWMELPETGSEGGDGGGHRAHARPPQFLLGLSEQLRRRLARARRTAMAGKRLSCPPRPEPEMPADVSRFAALMSCRSRQPIICNDVSYL